Proteins found in one Triticum urartu cultivar G1812 chromosome 4, Tu2.1, whole genome shotgun sequence genomic segment:
- the LOC125552579 gene encoding uncharacterized protein LOC125552579: MRLSFRQDTDMAGAIFMCNTRAREQFFGSGVFRLALEYQPFVNNVKQGMPLFLFDYNERKLYGVFEAASDGGLDITDRAAFRSSGHSYPAQVRFKIIWKCRPLAEDEFSHAIKENYYTIYKFYFDLSYQQVVQLYELFDNKRVEQPIRNYTISAHSKEGHFSKGRPDKRSLTPNISPISTDQSHTLTVTAGTNYSAPTRMRGTAPHNFEARTNLSVPLVSKPVGVQIDPIRSSHHVQKILPYHNNSHLQDVSTVDGISTQVYAPCSQTNGYHRDQFVTNQSYPISDDYMHSSLSSGCMTASPTDRIRSSKKQSYVGSTSRSLKHITHALTGGDRNHVNSTPNVPSYHFSLANPQGSANLKDNYDIDCHQCKEIHTSEHQHLSMERAQIAPVLIQQGIPAYPDVPEVSTIGQRKDDFSDYIPIADCAQDFDNDWWKHGSNHSVSGSLDLRNVAGANMSDQLHTNREIGAESNTTIVPGQCSQNSVFSRLSLKQQPLQEIVGSQSSVFSRLSPMQQPLEEITGPSLSQMLSSLSNRTKQWSSGNRTHISKEREIRSENMTLISHKREDIALTYDAGNQLVGEQSIDITCPLAELNLPNVVEGKESAEPPFLNFKRRRETAQLDDNLGKETSGKMKRRKLVRPSFGENNNPTNSGKEIQVNGAEDRKHPHFDADGNKFSIDLNKPASTDDGLVKEDGSTILCPVDINIQTEKPCEVNTTHKPKFSDAMEVTGEQDHPVENAAQTGGKVSLDLSMADLNTMDKSKLQAILDSPWLQALDKLRNGKSNNSEVAGSSICGDDNTSGDDNTSKMETNPDGST, encoded by the exons ATGAGGCTCTCCTTCAGGCAAGACACCGACATGGCAGGTGCCATCTTCATGTGCAACACCAGGGCAAGGGAGCAGTTCTTTGGCTCAGGCGTTTTCAGACTTGCTTTAGAGTATCAGCCCTTTGTCAACAATGTCAAACAAGGGATGCCTCTCTTTCTCTTTGACTACAACGAACGCAAGCTTTACGGGGTGTTTGAGGCCGCCTCTGATGGTGGACTGGATATTACTGACAGAGCTGCTTTTAGATCTTCTGGCCACTCATATCCTGCACAG GTTCGATTCAAAATTATTTGGAAGTGCAGACCACTTGCAGAAGATGAGTTCTCTCATGCCATAAAAGAGAATTACTATACGATATATAAATTCTATTTTGACCTTTCCTACCAGCAG GTTGTCCAGCTATATGAGTTGTTTGATAATAAGAGGGTAGAGCAACCTATTCGCAACTACACCATAAGTGCTCATTCGAAAGAAGGCCACTTCAGTAAAGGGAGACCAGACAAAAGGAGTTTGACTCCAAATATTTCTCCCATTTCTACTGATCAATCACACACTTTGACTGTAACAGCTGGAACAAACTATTCTGCTCCTACAAGGATGCGTGGAACGGCACCACATAATTTTGAGGCACGAACAAATCTGTCAGTGCCATTGGTAAGTAAACCCGTTGGAGTCCAAATTGATCCCATCCGCAGCAGCCATCATGTTCAAAAGATATTACCTTATCATAACAATTCACATCTCCAAGATGTTTCGACAGTAGATGGCATTTCAACTCAGGTATATGCTCCCTGTTCTCAGACAAATGGATATCACCGAGATCAATTTGTTACAAATCAATCATATCCAATATCTGATGACTACATGCACAGTAGCTTGTCTTCTGGATGCATGACTGCCAGTCCAACTGATAGAATTAGGTCGTCTAAAAAGCAGTCATATGTAGGCAGTACTTCACGATCTCTAAAACATATTACTCATGCGTTAACTGGCGGAGACAGAAACCACGTGAATTCAACTCCAAATGTCCCTTCATATCATTTTTCTCTGGCAAATCCACAAGGCAGTGCTAACTTGAAGGACAACTATGATATCGACTGTCACCAGTGCAAAGAGATACACACATCTGAGCATCAGCACTTAAGCATGGAAAGAGCTCAAATAGCTCCAGTATTAATCCAACAAGGTATTCCTGCATACCCTGACGTTCCTGAAGTATCAACAATTGGTCAACGGAAAGATGATTTTAGTGATTACATCCCGATTGCTGATTGTGCTCAAGATTTTGATAATGATTGGTGGAAACATGGTTCCAATCATAGTGTTTCAGGTTCACTGGATCTTCGAAATGTTGCTGGAGCCAACATGTCAGATCAATTACATACAAACCGTGAAATAGGAGCTGAAAGTAACACAACAATAGTTCCTGGTCAGTGCTCACAAAACAGTGTGTTTTCTCGCTTATCGCTGAAGCAACAACCTCTTCAAGAAATTGTTGGTTCACAAAGCAGTGTGTTTTCTCGCTTATCGCCGATGCAACAACCTCTTGAAGAAATTACTGGTCCTTCACTCAGTCAAATGCTTAGTTCACTTTCCAATAGAACAAAACAGTGGAGCAGTGGGAATAGAACACATATTTCTAAAGAAAGAGAGATCAGAAGCGAGAACATGACACTTATTTCTCACAAAAGAGAGGATATAGCACTTACTTATGATGCTGGTAACCAGTTGGTTGGTGAACAGTCCATTGACATAACCTGTCCTCTTGCTGAGCTAAACCTGCCAAACGTAGTAGAAGGAAAAGAAAGCGCAGAGCCTCCCTTCTTAAACTTCAAGAGGCGCAGAGAAACAGCGCAGCTGGATGACAACTTAGGAAAGGAGACTAGTGGGAAAATGAAGAGGAGAAAGCTTGTGCGCCCATCCTTTGGAGAGAATAACAACCCTACTAATTCTGgaaaagagatccaagtgaatgGTGCAGAGGACAGGAAACATCCACATTTCGACGCTGATGGGAACAAGTTCAGTATTGACCTGAACAAACCTGCATCCACAGACGATGGTCTAGTGAAGGAGGATGGTAGCACCATACTGTGCCCTGTTGATATCAACATACAAACCGAGAAGCCCTGTGAAGTAAACACCACACACAAGCCAAAATTTTCAGATGCTATGGAGGTAACTGGGGAACAAGATCACCCTGTGGAGAATGCCGCACAAACTGGTGGTAAAGTTTCACTTGATTTGAGCATGGCAGATTTGAATACAATGGACAAGTCTAAGCTTCAAGCAATTCTTGATTCACCATGGTTGCAAGCACTTGACAAGCTGAGGAACGGAAAGTCCAACAACTCTGAGGTGGCTGGATCAAGCATTTGTGGTGATGACAATACATCGGGTGATGACAATACATCGAAAATGGAGACGAACCCTGATGGGAGCACCTAA
- the LOC125554100 gene encoding MEIOTIC F-BOX protein MOF-like, with protein sequence MDAAGVDRLSDLTDCLLHTILSRLEARQVVQTCVLSSRWRRLWLAVPCLDIDGGEDQEGEDEEERHKKLDDFVDNLLLRRSTCASSPLHTLRVSVASPRPLWRRAHHDRRSSICAAHTRWVSRGLECSPAVLEVRGIKLPSFASGTHRLTKLLLQDVILHKDFEKHLFAWLRVLQDLEIRSSDMSNLSRIESNTLKNLTVEADTILNFEVIAPRLASLHLAVQFRGLRAFSVTVRDAPDLVQASVRLLDNPLPVKGYPFVFQQDANLLPPMLCRFLRSLSNVRSLELSGFRDMAQHISPPPSLGVPWPAEYQFQLMAPGSDKSAPCPMLQAILDEEHNRLPMFRNLRTLVLEQCEIGDNIQTLCSFLHYTPALEKLTLKNCECQKVPSSSASNILEMGFMTSSLSLVQIQYDDKDDHEGQGTPQVDNVVSMVEKNMPVTAMIHVTKVRKT encoded by the exons ATGGATGCCGCCGGCGTCGACCGGCTGAGCGACCTGACGGACTGCCTGCTCCACACCATCCTCTCCCGCCTGGAGGCCCGGCAGGTCGTGCAAACCTGCGTGCTGTCGTCGAGGTGGCGCCGCCTCTGGCTGGCCGTCCCGTGCCTCGACATCGACGGCGGGGAGGACCAAGAGGGGGAAGATGAGGAGGAGCGGCACAAGAAGCTGGACGATTTCGTCGACAACCTCTTGCTTCGCCGTAGCACCTGCGCCTCCTCGCCGCTGCACACCCTGCGGGTGAGCGTCGCCTCGCCGCGGCCTCTGTGGAGGCGGGCCCACCACGACCGCCGTTCTTCCATCTGCGCCGCCCACACCAGATGGGTTAGCCGTGGCCTCGAGTGCTCCCCGGCGGTGCTCGAAGTACGCGGCATCAAGCTGCCTTCCTTCGCCTCAGGCACCCACCGCCTCACTAAGCTGCTCCTTCAGGACGTGATTCTCCACAAGGATTTCGAGAAGCATCTCTTCGCTTGGCTCAGAGTCCTCCAAGACTTGGAGATCAGAAGCTCAGACATGTCCAATCTCTCAAGGATCGAGTCCAACACGCTCAAGAACCTCACAGTTGAGGCAGACACCATCTTAAACTTCGAGGTCATAGCCCCTCGGCTCGCCTCGCTGCACCTTGCCGTCCAGTTCCGTGGCCTTCGAGCCTTCTCTGTCACCGTAAGGGATGCGCCTGATCTTGTCCAAGCATCCGTCCGCTTATTGGACAACCCTCTGCCGGTGAAAGGATATCCCTTTGTTTTTCAACAGGACGCAAATTTGTTGCCACCGATGCTATGTAGATTTCTCCGCTCTCTATCCAACGTCAGAAGCTTGGAGTTGTCAGGATTTCGTGATATG GCACAACATATTTCGCCACCTCCTTCACTTGGTGTTCCTTGGCCTGCCGAGTACCAATTTCAATTGATGGCGCCAGGAAGTGATAAATCTGCCCCATGTCCTATGTTGCAGGCGATACTTGATGAGGAGCACAATAGATTACCAATGTTCCGCAATCTAAGAACCCTGGTCCTTGAACAATGTGAGATTGGTGACAACATTCAGACGTTGTGTAGTTTCCTGCATTATACGCCTGCCCTCGAGAAACTTACTCTGAAGAACTGTGAG TGCCAAAAGGTTCCATCCAGTTCAGCTTCCAACATTTTGGAGATGGGATTTATGACCTCCAGTCTCAGCCTAGTACAAATCCAGTACGATGACAAGGATGATCATGAAGGCCAAGGTACTCCACAAGTTGACAATGTTGTGTCCATGGTGGAGAAGAACATGCCAGTGACTGCAATGATCCATGTGACCAAAGTCAGGAAAACTTAG